The following proteins are encoded in a genomic region of Alistipes shahii WAL 8301:
- a CDS encoding glycosyl hydrolase family 18: protein MKRQFLFAACTLFAASALLMTSCQQAEEPIANDPTDQAGPMTRAATLGNFYRVVYVEVNDVNPLNAGEYLLSDGTPFFTHVILFASNIRGDASGNVHNYNNPNNAAILANPSTYIAPLQAKGIKVIMGNLGDHTGAGFANLTAAQIGTYTDDLVAYDNIVDGYDFDDEWAEYGTRGYPYANSTSYSNMIIALAGKTNKSISVFDWGNTGTLSSTAISHLDWGCQGSLNGYGFNSSFAAGKYLPLFVNLTSPLSDTAIRSRTTQAKNADARGICFFNLPMSSYRLSSFNAAAQAFGETVTHTGTTYTKDYGN, encoded by the coding sequence ATGAAAAGGCAATTCTTATTCGCAGCCTGCACCTTGTTCGCTGCATCCGCATTGTTGATGACCTCGTGCCAGCAGGCCGAGGAACCCATCGCAAACGACCCGACCGATCAGGCCGGCCCGATGACCCGCGCGGCAACGCTCGGCAACTTCTACCGCGTTGTTTACGTGGAAGTAAACGACGTCAATCCTCTCAACGCAGGAGAATATCTCCTGTCGGACGGCACTCCGTTCTTTACGCACGTCATTCTCTTTGCATCCAACATCCGCGGCGACGCATCGGGCAACGTTCACAACTACAACAACCCGAACAACGCCGCAATTCTCGCAAATCCGTCAACCTACATTGCTCCGCTTCAAGCCAAGGGCATCAAGGTGATTATGGGCAACCTCGGCGACCACACCGGAGCCGGCTTTGCAAATCTTACCGCAGCACAAATCGGCACTTACACGGATGATCTGGTTGCCTACGACAATATCGTAGACGGCTACGATTTCGACGACGAATGGGCGGAGTACGGAACCCGCGGCTATCCCTATGCTAACAGCACTTCGTACAGCAACATGATTATCGCGCTGGCAGGCAAGACCAACAAGTCGATCAGCGTATTCGATTGGGGTAACACCGGTACGCTCTCATCCACGGCTATCAGCCATCTCGATTGGGGCTGCCAGGGTTCGCTGAACGGCTATGGGTTCAATTCGTCGTTCGCGGCTGGCAAATACCTGCCGCTGTTCGTAAACCTGACCAGTCCGCTTTCGGACACCGCAATCAGATCTCGCACAACGCAGGCCAAGAACGCCGATGCACGTGGTATCTGTTTCTTCAACCTGCCGATGTCGTCCTATCGCCTTTCGTCGTTTAACGCAGCAGCCCAGGCTTTCGGTGAAACCGTTACGCACACCGGAACGACCTACACGAAAGACTATGGCAATTAA
- a CDS encoding TraL conjugative transposon family protein encodes MKGRHCITTLAGAKDRALGRLKNYLEQRTPRQRLYIVLTALLLFAAVDIWMIVSSLSGHSEPLPAEHIEVSVPLKP; translated from the coding sequence ATGAAAGGTAGGCATTGTATCACGACCCTTGCCGGGGCGAAAGACCGGGCGTTGGGGCGTCTGAAGAACTATCTGGAGCAACGCACCCCGCGCCAGCGGTTGTATATCGTCCTTACTGCGCTGCTGCTGTTCGCAGCCGTGGATATATGGATGATCGTCAGCAGCCTTTCGGGGCACTCCGAACCGCTGCCTGCGGAACACATCGAAGTATCAGTACCATTAAAACCGTAA
- a CDS encoding DNA cytosine methyltransferase, with protein MNLLELFSGIGGFSLGLRQAGFTFDKVYFSEIDRHAVANFKHNFPHAQHVGSVCDITGTSIERPDIITFGSPCQNFSAAGNGLGLQGAESSLIRYAIKAIDYFRPDIFIWENVKGVLFERHCRDFWAIVKALADIGVYQIEWQLLNTAWILPQNRERIYLVGRLAEKCRDKVFPVCESVFSPEKESGNNRESKDCCGTLIKTYGRTANWVTYVLQLQRGEQFDGKLRAIHEGQLRLLTETECERLQGFPDGFTRYGVYDGEVREISRTQRYSLLGNAVSPPIVERVAARIKQTTLL; from the coding sequence ATGAATCTACTGGAATTATTTTCAGGCATCGGGGGTTTCTCGCTGGGGCTTCGGCAAGCGGGATTTACCTTTGATAAGGTCTATTTTTCGGAGATAGACCGTCATGCCGTTGCTAACTTCAAACACAATTTTCCACATGCACAACACGTCGGATCAGTCTGCGACATTACAGGAACTTCCATTGAACGTCCCGATATTATCACTTTCGGATCGCCTTGCCAGAATTTCAGCGCTGCTGGAAACGGCCTTGGATTGCAAGGAGCAGAAAGTTCACTCATACGGTACGCGATTAAGGCCATTGACTACTTTAGACCTGACATTTTTATCTGGGAAAATGTTAAGGGCGTCCTCTTCGAACGACATTGCCGGGATTTTTGGGCTATCGTCAAGGCCCTTGCCGACATTGGGGTTTATCAGATCGAATGGCAACTGCTTAATACTGCATGGATATTACCCCAAAATCGGGAGAGAATCTACCTTGTCGGGCGTCTTGCAGAAAAATGCCGGGACAAAGTATTTCCTGTCTGCGAAAGCGTTTTCTCGCCTGAAAAGGAATCTGGAAACAACAGGGAAAGCAAAGATTGTTGTGGTACGCTTATAAAAACCTATGGCCGGACTGCGAATTGGGTTACCTACGTATTGCAGCTCCAACGGGGAGAACAATTCGACGGCAAGCTCCGGGCGATCCACGAGGGACAGTTGCGGCTGCTGACCGAAACGGAGTGCGAACGGTTGCAGGGCTTTCCGGACGGTTTTACGCGCTATGGCGTCTATGACGGAGAGGTGCGGGAGATTTCCCGCACGCAGCGGTATTCGTTGCTGGGAAATGCTGTCAGCCCGCCTATTGTAGAAAGGGTGGCTGCGAGAATCAAACAAACGACATTGTTGTAA
- a CDS encoding Glycosyl hydrolases family 18., with the protein MLNILNAGEYYLSNGEPFFTHVVIYSSNIRGDANGNVYAYNNPNNAAILADPDKYIKPLQAKGIKVLLGYLGDHTGAGFANLTNQQAESFCNQIIEVGEAAGVDGYFLDDEWSEYGTRGWPPANSTSFSNVILKLRNKTDKIITLLDWGNTNTLSPEAVACIDLTHQGSLNGYYLSSMFPVSHYLPFSIDLRGPLSDSAVKVRTIQSMRANAGGIGIYDLRMEPTRLSTFNAVAWAFDLTCTHTGVTYPKDYGN; encoded by the coding sequence ATGTTAAATATCCTCAATGCCGGAGAGTATTACCTTTCCAACGGCGAACCGTTCTTTACCCATGTGGTGATCTATTCGTCCAACATCCGTGGAGATGCCAACGGGAATGTTTATGCCTACAACAATCCCAATAACGCAGCTATTCTCGCCGATCCCGACAAATATATCAAACCGCTCCAGGCAAAAGGTATCAAAGTCCTGCTCGGCTATCTGGGCGACCATACCGGAGCCGGGTTCGCAAACCTCACGAATCAACAAGCAGAATCGTTCTGCAACCAGATTATCGAGGTCGGGGAGGCCGCCGGTGTGGACGGCTATTTCCTCGACGATGAATGGTCGGAATACGGAACCCGCGGCTGGCCACCGGCAAATTCAACCTCATTCAGCAATGTTATTCTGAAATTGCGAAACAAAACCGACAAAATAATTACCCTGCTGGATTGGGGAAATACCAATACGCTTTCACCCGAAGCCGTAGCATGTATCGACCTGACGCACCAAGGTTCATTGAACGGTTATTACCTATCTTCAATGTTCCCGGTATCACACTATCTTCCGTTCAGTATAGATTTAAGAGGCCCATTAAGTGATAGTGCGGTCAAAGTTCGCACGATACAATCAATGCGAGCCAATGCCGGGGGTATCGGTATTTATGATTTGCGTATGGAACCTACGCGCCTTTCAACATTCAATGCCGTAGCGTGGGCATTCGACCTGACCTGTACACATACCGGAGTAACTTACCCCAAAGATTACGGCAACTGA
- the traJ gene encoding conjugative transposon protein TraJ: MDIHFTSLHKILRNLYDQMTPITDDIATFATAVAGLGALLYICYRVWQALARAEAIDVFSLLRPFVIGLCIISFRPIVINSINGILKPFVVGTNQILKDQLLDMKELQKKKDRLEWEEAVRRKTYGVIDPNEDYDAELRALGLDVPTQSVMDALYEVTHIFSTKYWVLQFFRWLLEILFGAAALVIDTLRTFYLVILTILGPIAFAISIYDGFQSTLTYWLSRYISIYLWLPIADLFSAMLAKIQVLSLDRDIELIGEHSFLPDSANSVYLIFLLISIIGYFTIPTVASWIVQSTGAGAYNKKISGAGNTVTNVAAGAAGAATGNVSGGLMK; the protein is encoded by the coding sequence ATGGATATTCATTTCACCAGCCTGCACAAAATCCTACGGAACCTGTACGACCAGATGACGCCTATTACGGACGATATTGCCACGTTCGCTACGGCCGTCGCCGGGCTGGGTGCGCTGCTCTATATCTGCTACCGGGTCTGGCAGGCCCTTGCGCGGGCCGAAGCTATCGACGTATTCAGTCTGCTGCGGCCGTTCGTTATCGGCTTGTGCATTATCTCTTTCCGGCCCATCGTTATCAACTCGATCAACGGGATATTAAAACCGTTTGTCGTCGGCACGAACCAGATTCTAAAAGATCAACTGCTGGATATGAAAGAACTTCAAAAGAAGAAAGACCGTTTGGAATGGGAGGAAGCTGTACGCCGCAAGACATACGGCGTTATCGACCCAAACGAGGATTACGACGCGGAATTGCGGGCGCTGGGGCTGGATGTTCCGACGCAAAGTGTCATGGATGCGCTGTATGAGGTAACGCATATTTTCAGTACGAAATATTGGGTGCTTCAATTTTTCCGGTGGCTGTTGGAAATCCTGTTCGGGGCTGCGGCATTGGTGATCGACACGCTGCGGACTTTCTATTTGGTGATTCTAACGATTTTGGGGCCGATTGCCTTTGCAATCAGTATTTACGACGGCTTCCAATCTACGCTGACCTATTGGCTCTCGCGGTACATTTCGATTTACCTGTGGCTGCCTATTGCCGACCTGTTCAGCGCCATGCTTGCGAAGATTCAGGTTTTGTCGCTCGACCGGGACATCGAATTGATCGGCGAACACTCGTTCCTGCCGGATTCGGCAAACTCGGTCTACCTGATTTTCCTGCTTATCTCGATAATCGGCTATTTCACGATTCCGACCGTTGCAAGCTGGATTGTGCAGTCCACGGGAGCCGGAGCGTACAACAAAAAGATTTCGGGTGCTGGCAATACCGTTACCAACGTCGCGGCCGGAGCCGCCGGAGCCGCCACGGGCAATGTGTCCGGGGGACTGATGAAATAA
- a CDS encoding conjugal transfer protein TraO encodes MRKYIIIALAAVCLFGLWPGQAHAQRGLPKQKGIQITAGWVDGFSFVKAGRRANFYGSVAFSRYNRNSTRWLLGLEYLQKDYTYRGEVVPKAQFTGEAGYFVPLAADRGRNVVLSVGFSALTGYESSNWGNKLLHDGARLRDADCFLYGGALTAEVETYLCDKVVFLVSVRERVLAGSTVGTFHTQIGFGFKFIIN; translated from the coding sequence ATGCGAAAGTACATCATCATAGCACTCGCGGCGGTGTGCCTTTTCGGGCTGTGGCCCGGCCAGGCACACGCGCAGCGGGGGCTTCCCAAACAAAAGGGAATCCAAATCACGGCGGGCTGGGTGGACGGTTTTTCGTTCGTGAAAGCCGGACGGCGGGCCAACTTCTACGGTAGTGTTGCGTTCTCCAGATACAACCGCAATTCGACGCGCTGGCTCCTGGGGCTGGAATATCTGCAAAAGGATTACACCTACCGGGGCGAGGTCGTGCCCAAAGCGCAGTTCACGGGCGAAGCCGGATATTTCGTTCCGCTTGCAGCAGACCGGGGCCGAAACGTCGTGCTGTCGGTGGGGTTCTCGGCGCTGACCGGGTACGAATCTTCGAATTGGGGCAACAAACTGCTGCATGACGGGGCGCGGCTCCGGGATGCCGATTGTTTCCTGTACGGCGGGGCGCTTACGGCCGAAGTCGAAACCTATCTGTGCGATAAGGTCGTGTTCTTGGTGAGCGTCCGGGAGCGGGTGCTGGCCGGGTCCACGGTCGGGACCTTTCACACGCAGATCGGGTTCGGGTTCAAATTCATCATCAATTAA
- the traN gene encoding conjugative transposon protein TraN: MKNLIMTFAAAVGLSLGSFAQSVSTESKAFRSSQIVAPYDIEVTYNKTVHVLFPAAVQYVDLGSNDIIAGRASGAENVVRIKSAVAGFPGETNFSVITADGCFYTFNVTYADEPGQLSVEMDDWLRKNPTAEYANDRLFVRLSELGGETPVLVNRIMYSIYKKNAADIKSVGSKQFGIQTLLKGVYIHKDLMYFHIAVRNMSNVSYDIDFIRFKVVDKKVAKRTAVQETYVNPVRVFSQQNTVDGKATVRNVFVFPKMTLPDDKVLTVEIFEKGGGRHQSFNIANGELIGAKLINDLKTR; this comes from the coding sequence ATGAAAAATCTTATTATGACATTCGCGGCAGCCGTGGGCCTGTCGCTTGGCAGCTTCGCACAAAGTGTAAGCACCGAATCAAAAGCATTCCGCTCCAGCCAGATCGTCGCACCTTACGACATCGAAGTAACGTATAACAAAACCGTGCATGTCCTGTTCCCGGCGGCTGTGCAGTATGTCGATCTGGGCAGCAACGACATCATCGCGGGCCGTGCCAGCGGCGCGGAAAATGTCGTGCGCATCAAATCCGCCGTCGCGGGATTTCCGGGCGAAACGAATTTCTCGGTCATAACCGCCGACGGGTGTTTCTACACGTTCAATGTAACCTACGCCGACGAGCCGGGGCAGCTATCCGTGGAAATGGACGATTGGCTGCGCAAGAACCCTACGGCGGAGTATGCCAACGACCGCCTGTTCGTCAGGCTCTCGGAGTTGGGCGGCGAAACACCCGTGCTGGTAAATCGAATCATGTATTCTATCTACAAGAAAAACGCTGCGGACATTAAGTCCGTCGGCTCCAAACAGTTCGGGATTCAAACCCTCCTGAAAGGGGTCTACATTCACAAGGACCTCATGTATTTCCATATCGCCGTGCGTAACATGTCGAATGTGTCCTACGACATAGATTTCATCCGCTTTAAGGTTGTGGATAAGAAAGTCGCCAAACGAACCGCTGTTCAGGAAACCTATGTGAATCCGGTGCGGGTGTTCAGCCAGCAGAACACCGTGGACGGAAAAGCAACCGTTCGCAACGTGTTCGTGTTCCCGAAAATGACGCTCCCGGACGACAAGGTGCTGACGGTCGAAATCTTCGAAAAGGGCGGCGGACGGCATCAGTCGTTCAACATCGCCAACGGGGAACTGATCGGGGCGAAACTCATTAACGACCTGAAAACCCGGTAG
- a CDS encoding BT_3987 domain-containing protein, with translation MKNMNNILGLLRTSALCLTLAVMAACDAEDFTRTAGDIPGKDDLANVGGVLRREKTPDQISALKLGEEQTTTDAVFYQLTQPAAVDVTVTVDADATLVDEYNKDKQGDAKLALFPLEKVTFEEGKTVTVKRGEKISPALAVTLSREGVEKGAYLLPLRATVANNDISPSAKGQVIYYRILVGEIVPETQLDAYAFKVVGYVNTEEMSPLMGTKFYVETFDLDFNTIIQTWIDIEVLRPAALKFDKTTRRAMLDIGPDLQYVLSNRDKYLTPLQKSSRKVLICITGGNTGLGFCNMTDEQIADFVFQLKYVVETYKLDGVNYFDIEASYGKDGMPGVNPASYAKLIKATKEALGDGKLVTVACDAESTDLLATAHDGIEAGKYIDYAWSGIFDEVVDAYTDGAKLKPIAGLEQSKYGGALLKTHNTQESAQLNPILTPAVKSLYRETQSGNVFAFWDMPTNSAGYEEGPKSAFNIVADAVTDWDWEYDGMILLINVNLDFNNYGNFRKDW, from the coding sequence ATGAAAAACATGAATAATATATTAGGTCTACTGCGCACTTCGGCACTTTGCCTTACGCTCGCAGTGATGGCCGCGTGCGACGCCGAGGACTTCACCCGCACGGCCGGGGATATTCCCGGTAAGGACGACCTTGCTAATGTCGGCGGAGTGCTGCGCCGGGAGAAAACGCCCGATCAGATTTCAGCACTCAAACTCGGCGAAGAGCAGACGACCACAGACGCCGTGTTCTACCAACTGACCCAGCCTGCAGCCGTAGACGTGACGGTTACGGTCGATGCGGACGCAACGCTTGTGGACGAATACAACAAAGACAAACAAGGTGACGCAAAACTGGCGCTATTTCCGTTAGAAAAGGTGACTTTTGAAGAGGGCAAGACGGTGACGGTCAAGAGGGGAGAGAAAATCTCTCCTGCTCTTGCCGTCACGTTGAGCCGCGAAGGAGTCGAAAAAGGCGCCTACCTGCTGCCACTGCGGGCGACCGTTGCCAATAACGACATTTCCCCATCCGCGAAAGGCCAGGTAATCTACTACCGAATCCTGGTCGGGGAGATCGTACCCGAAACGCAGCTCGATGCCTATGCTTTCAAAGTCGTCGGATATGTCAATACCGAGGAAATGTCCCCGCTGATGGGAACCAAATTTTATGTGGAAACATTTGATCTCGATTTCAATACGATAATCCAAACATGGATCGACATCGAAGTACTCCGCCCCGCGGCGCTAAAATTCGACAAGACGACACGGCGGGCCATGCTCGACATCGGGCCGGATCTGCAATATGTCTTGAGCAACCGCGACAAATACCTCACGCCTTTGCAGAAAAGCAGTCGTAAGGTACTTATTTGCATCACCGGCGGAAATACGGGGCTGGGGTTCTGCAATATGACCGACGAGCAGATCGCTGATTTTGTTTTTCAGCTTAAATATGTCGTGGAAACATATAAGTTGGACGGCGTAAACTACTTCGACATCGAAGCGTCCTACGGCAAAGACGGTATGCCCGGTGTAAATCCCGCATCCTACGCCAAACTGATAAAGGCGACAAAGGAAGCATTGGGCGACGGCAAACTCGTCACCGTGGCCTGCGACGCGGAGAGCACCGACCTGCTCGCTACGGCACACGACGGCATCGAAGCCGGAAAATACATCGACTATGCCTGGTCGGGAATTTTCGATGAAGTCGTGGATGCTTACACCGACGGTGCAAAGCTCAAACCCATTGCCGGGCTGGAGCAATCCAAATACGGCGGCGCGCTGCTGAAAACGCACAATACGCAGGAAAGCGCACAATTAAATCCAATTTTGACTCCAGCGGTTAAATCGCTGTACCGCGAAACCCAATCGGGGAACGTATTCGCATTCTGGGATATGCCGACAAACTCGGCAGGATATGAAGAAGGCCCCAAAAGCGCTTTCAATATAGTGGCAGATGCAGTTACCGATTGGGATTGGGAATACGACGGAATGATACTATTGATAAACGTAAATTTGGATTTTAACAATTACGGGAACTTCAGAAAAGACTGGTAA
- the traK gene encoding conjugative transposon protein TraK, giving the protein MEFKALKNIETAYQQLRRYSMAFLGLCALITVVAVWRSYSFAEKQRQKIYVLDNGKSLMLALSQDLWQNRPVEAREHVKRFHELFFTLAPDKAAIESNVNRAMMLADKSAIAYYRDLSEKGFFNRLIAGNVSQRIVVDSIAGNFNDYPYELRTYARQQIIRESYITERSLVTSCQLINTVRSDNNPQGFIIERFMVLENKDLGRYER; this is encoded by the coding sequence ATGGAATTTAAAGCATTAAAAAACATCGAAACAGCCTACCAGCAGTTACGTCGTTATTCGATGGCGTTTCTGGGGTTGTGTGCCCTGATTACGGTCGTCGCCGTATGGAGGTCGTACAGCTTCGCTGAAAAGCAGCGTCAGAAGATTTACGTGCTGGACAACGGCAAAAGCCTGATGCTGGCCCTATCGCAGGACCTTTGGCAAAACCGCCCCGTCGAAGCCCGCGAGCATGTCAAACGGTTTCACGAACTGTTCTTCACGCTCGCCCCGGATAAGGCGGCCATCGAAAGCAACGTCAACCGTGCCATGATGCTGGCCGACAAGTCGGCGATTGCGTACTACCGGGACCTCTCGGAAAAGGGGTTCTTCAATCGCCTGATCGCGGGCAACGTCAGCCAGCGCATCGTGGTAGACAGCATCGCCGGGAACTTCAATGACTATCCCTATGAACTTCGAACCTATGCCCGGCAGCAGATCATCCGCGAAAGCTATATCACCGAGCGCAGCCTTGTCACCTCGTGCCAGCTTATCAACACCGTTCGTTCGGACAACAACCCGCAGGGTTTCATTATCGAGCGGTTCATGGTATTGGAGAATAAAGACCTCGGACGCTATGAAAGGTAG
- the ltrA gene encoding group II intron reverse transcriptase/maturase — translation MNEINLSCAPADRRQWNNWTDIDWAGCEAAVQKLQGRIVKAQKEGRPGKVKALQWTLTHSFYAKALAVKRVTSNKGKNTAGVDKVLWTTPNAKMGAVADLKRRGYNPQPLRRVHIKKSNGKLRPLGIPTMKDRAMQALYLMALNPVAETTADRHSYGFRRERCTVDAIVQCHTILSKEVSPQWILEGDIKGCFDHISHQWLLDNIPTDKVMLCKWLESGFVFNRQLFPTEEGAPQGGIISPTLANMALDGLQAMLAENFKLRRTKMGYFNPMVNLVRYADDFIITCSDRETLETLVRPAVSEFLQARGLTLSEEKTKITHIDEGFDFLGFNVRKYKGTLLIKPSKKNVKEFLAKIKAIIRKNQAIRQDKLIGLLNPVITGWGNYYKGCVAAKTFKNADAQIFYKLWAWALRRHRHKGKKWVYNRYFLSKKGRAWTFGTMLKNNGKPFPYTLKYLSDIDTKTKPIKIRSKANPFDPEWRPYFEMRNRMKMLSSLKGKQGFLRMWEKQNQRCPLCGEIIDADKIWTIAELSDKSGKSKIIAHDRCSRTLTRKIRAYEPVS, via the coding sequence ATGAACGAGATTAATTTATCGTGTGCGCCTGCTGACCGTAGGCAGTGGAACAACTGGACCGACATTGATTGGGCCGGATGCGAAGCTGCGGTTCAGAAGCTGCAAGGACGTATTGTAAAGGCTCAGAAAGAGGGTCGTCCGGGCAAGGTAAAAGCCCTGCAATGGACATTGACCCACTCGTTTTACGCCAAAGCGTTGGCGGTCAAACGAGTTACCTCTAACAAAGGTAAGAACACGGCGGGAGTGGATAAAGTTCTCTGGACTACTCCCAACGCAAAAATGGGTGCTGTCGCCGATCTGAAAAGACGTGGCTACAACCCGCAACCGTTACGAAGGGTACATATCAAGAAGAGTAACGGCAAACTCCGTCCGTTAGGAATACCCACAATGAAAGACAGGGCCATGCAGGCATTATACCTCATGGCTCTGAACCCGGTAGCAGAAACTACCGCCGACAGACACTCTTACGGCTTCCGTAGGGAAAGGTGTACGGTCGATGCGATAGTACAATGCCATACGATACTTTCAAAAGAGGTATCTCCGCAATGGATACTCGAGGGAGACATCAAAGGTTGTTTCGACCACATCAGCCACCAGTGGCTACTCGACAATATCCCTACGGATAAGGTCATGCTCTGTAAATGGCTGGAAAGTGGATTCGTATTCAACCGGCAACTGTTTCCCACCGAGGAAGGTGCGCCGCAGGGCGGTATCATATCGCCGACACTCGCGAATATGGCACTCGACGGCCTGCAAGCAATGCTTGCAGAGAATTTCAAACTGAGACGTACCAAAATGGGATATTTCAATCCTATGGTGAATCTGGTACGATATGCAGACGATTTTATAATTACCTGTTCCGACAGGGAAACACTGGAAACACTTGTCAGACCTGCAGTCAGTGAGTTTCTTCAAGCACGGGGGCTTACCCTATCAGAAGAAAAGACGAAGATTACTCATATCGACGAAGGATTTGATTTTCTGGGTTTCAATGTTAGGAAATATAAAGGTACGCTGCTTATCAAGCCGTCAAAGAAGAATGTTAAGGAATTCCTCGCCAAGATTAAAGCCATTATTCGTAAGAATCAGGCCATCAGGCAGGATAAACTTATCGGACTTCTGAACCCCGTCATAACCGGTTGGGGCAACTATTACAAGGGTTGCGTAGCCGCCAAAACCTTCAAGAACGCAGACGCACAAATCTTCTACAAACTGTGGGCGTGGGCATTACGCCGCCACCGCCACAAGGGTAAGAAGTGGGTTTACAACAGGTATTTTCTGTCGAAGAAAGGCCGGGCGTGGACATTCGGTACGATGCTGAAGAACAACGGGAAACCATTTCCGTACACACTGAAGTATCTATCCGATATTGATACGAAGACCAAGCCTATCAAAATCCGCAGCAAAGCCAACCCATTCGACCCGGAATGGCGACCATACTTTGAGATGCGTAACAGGATGAAAATGTTAAGCTCTCTCAAAGGCAAACAGGGCTTTCTCAGAATGTGGGAGAAACAAAATCAGCGTTGTCCGTTGTGCGGCGAGATAATCGACGCGGATAAAATCTGGACTATTGCGGAGTTATCCGACAAGTCCGGCAAATCCAAAATCATCGCCCATGACAGATGCAGTCGTACACTTACCCGTAAAATTAGAGCTTATGAGCCGGTTTCATAA
- a CDS encoding TraQ conjugal transfer family protein, whose protein sequence is MRKIKICGIFAALLSLFSCNDKIDVQQAYDFGITTWYLQKTIKPGQPVEIRFYLTREGYYADAEFSIGYVQIEGDGVVYDTGNSRLINREFCALQEISDLQDGVFTLYYRSLSDKNSTLKFIVMDNFGQTRELQIEFESEI, encoded by the coding sequence ATGCGAAAAATAAAAATCTGCGGCATTTTTGCCGCGCTGCTGTCGCTGTTCTCGTGTAACGATAAGATCGACGTGCAGCAAGCCTATGATTTCGGTATAACGACCTGGTATCTTCAAAAAACGATCAAACCGGGCCAACCCGTCGAAATACGGTTCTATCTGACCCGTGAGGGGTATTATGCCGATGCGGAGTTCTCAATCGGCTATGTTCAGATCGAAGGTGACGGCGTGGTGTATGATACCGGAAACTCACGGCTTATAAATCGGGAGTTCTGTGCCTTGCAGGAAATATCCGACCTGCAGGACGGGGTTTTCACGCTCTATTACCGGAGCCTGTCGGACAAAAATTCAACGCTGAAATTCATCGTCATGGATAACTTCGGCCAGACACGAGAATTGCAGATCGAATTTGAAAGTGAAATATAA
- a CDS encoding DUF4141 domain-containing protein has product MRRILLSLLSALLLSGVARAQIPVTDAANITQSIVNSVTELVQTSTTAENMIGNFKETMKIYRQGKEYYDRLRDVTNLVRDARKVQQSILLVGELSDIYVTSYDKMLTDDNFSSQELSAIAAGYNKLMERGMNSLKDLKEIVNPTDYSMTDKERLDRIDQAHGELTHTRDLMVYYTRKNISVSYLRSQRKNDTQRVLDLYGSADEKYW; this is encoded by the coding sequence ATGCGCAGAATCCTATTATCACTTCTCTCCGCGCTGCTCCTGTCGGGAGTGGCGCGGGCGCAGATTCCGGTGACGGATGCGGCCAACATTACACAAAGCATTGTCAATTCCGTTACGGAGCTGGTGCAGACTTCGACCACGGCGGAGAATATGATCGGCAACTTCAAGGAAACCATGAAAATCTACCGTCAGGGCAAGGAGTATTACGACCGCCTGCGGGACGTTACGAACCTTGTCCGGGACGCCCGTAAGGTGCAGCAGTCCATTCTACTGGTCGGGGAACTCTCGGACATCTACGTCACCAGTTACGACAAAATGCTCACGGACGACAATTTTTCGTCGCAGGAACTTTCGGCCATTGCCGCGGGGTATAATAAACTTATGGAACGGGGCATGAACTCCCTGAAAGACCTGAAAGAAATCGTCAATCCTACGGATTACTCCATGACCGACAAGGAACGGCTGGACCGTATCGACCAGGCGCACGGCGAACTCACGCACACGCGCGATCTGATGGTCTACTACACGCGAAAGAACATTTCCGTTTCGTACCTGCGTTCGCAGCGGAAAAACGACACGCAGCGGGTGCTGGATTTGTACGGTTCAGCGGACGAAAAATATTGGTAG